A portion of the Pagrus major chromosome 8, Pma_NU_1.0 genome contains these proteins:
- the LOC141001090 gene encoding E3 ubiquitin-protein ligase TRIM21-like, producing MSAASCLLTEDQFLCSICLDVFTDPVTVPCGHNFCKTCITIHWDKNVPCQCPNCKKIFNTRPELQVNTFISEMAAQFRQSAQQKASSSSSEQQVSKPGEVPCDICTGTKLKALKSCLVCLASYCETHLEPHLTAKQLKRHQLINPVENLEDRMCTKHDKLLELFCKTDQMYVCMLCTVLDHKTHDVGSLKEEYEGKKAELGKTDTEIQQMIQKRRLKIQEMKRSVELSKKDADREIAAGVQVFTALKESVERSQAELINTIKEKHRETEKQAEGFIKELEQEISELEKRSSEVEQLSSSFQRLFNFQGSPLLNAAPPTKDWTGVSVRPPSYEGTVVRAVNQLEETLSKQMKKLFEVELKRVQQYAVDVTLDPDTAHPKLILSDDGKQVKHGNVRKNIPDNPERFDYCVNVLAKQSFSSGRFYYEVQVKGKTDWDFGVARESINRKGQIRLTPQNGYWTIGLRNENEYRACARPSVRLSLKCQPEKVGVFVDYEEGLVSFYDVDAAGLIYSFTGCCFTQKLYPYFSPFLNDGGKNSAPLIISPVNHTE from the coding sequence atgtctgctgccagctgtctgctgactgaagatcagtttctgtgctccatctgtctggatgtgttcactgaTCCAGTCACCGTACCATGTGGACACAACTTCTGTAAAACCTGCATCACTATACACTGGGATAAAAATGTCCCATGTCAGTGTCCCAACTGTAAAAAGATTTTCAACACCAGACCTGAGCTGCAGGTCAACACGTTCATCTCTGAGATGGCTGCTCAGTTCAGACAGTCAGCACAAcagaaagccagcagcagcagctcagagcaacaaGTTTCCAAACCAGGAGAAGTTCCCTGTGACATCTGCACTGGAACCAAACTGAAGGCCCTGAAGTCCTGCCTGGTGTGTCTGGCCTCCTACTGTGAGACTCACCTGGAGCCTCATCTCACAGCTAAACAgctgaaaagacatcagctgatcaACCCTGTGGAGAACCTGGAAGACAGGATGTGTACGAAGCACGataaactgctggagctgttctgTAAGACCGACCAGATGTATGTCTGCATGCTCTGCACTGTTTTAGACCACAAGACACATGATGTTGGTTCTCTGAAAGAAGAATATGAAGGAAAGAAGGCCGAGCTGGGGAAGACAGACACTGAAATTCAGCAGATGATCCAGAAGAGACGACTGAAGATTCAGGAGATGAAGCGCTCAGTGGAGCTCAGTAAGaaagatgcagacagagagatagcagctggTGTTCAGGTCTTCACCGCTCTGAAGGAGTCTGTTGAGAGAAGCCAGGCCGAGCTCATCAACACCATCAAAGAgaagcacagagagacagagaaacaggctgaaggcttcatcaaagagctggaacaggaaatctctgagctggagaagagaagctctgaggtggagcagctctcaAGTTCTTTCCAGAGACTCTTCAACTTCCAAGGCTCCCCATTACTTAATGCTGCTCCACCCACCAAGGACTGGACAGGAGTCAGCGTCCGTCCACCTTCATATGAGGGGACTGTGGTGAGAGCTGTgaatcagctggaggagacgctcagtaaacagatgaagaagCTGTTTGAGGTCGAGCTGAAGAGGGTCCAGCAGTATGCAGTGGATGTGACACTCGATCCTGATACAGCACATCCCAaactcatcctgtctgatgatggaaaacaagttaaacatgGTAATGTAAGGAAGAATATCCCAGACAACCCAGAGAGATTTGATTATTGTGTTAATGTCTTAGCAAAGCAGAGTTTCTCTTCAGGAAGATTTTATTATGAGGTTCAAGTTAAAGGGAAGACTGACTGGGATTTCGGAGTGGCCAGAGAGTCGATCAACAGGAAGGGACAGATTAGACTGACTCCTCAGAATGGTTACTGGACGATAGGTCTGAGGAATGAAAATGAGTACAGAGCTTGTGCTCGCCCTtcagtccgtctctctctgaagtgtcagcctgagaaggtgggggtgtttgtggattatgagGAGGGTCTGGTCTCCTTTTATGATGTTGATGCTGCAGGTCTTATCTACTCCtttactggctgctgcttcactcagAAACTCTACCCATACTTCAgtccatttcttaatgatggtgGTAAAAACTCTGCCCCTCTGATCATctctcctgtcaatcacactgagtag